GGATGTAGGGGGCGCGCTTGACGACAATCGCTACGCGCGCTACGATTCTGATAGATCAATCAATCAAGTTCGAAGGAGAAGCAGATGGCTACTACAAGCCACGCCGTGGAGGACGACAGACTCGCGGTCAGGTACGAACTGTGGGACGACATGACCGATCAGTACCGACGGTATGCGGCCCGGATCGCGGCCTTTCAGACGCTCGCGGAAATCGTGGGCGTGCTCCCCTTCAGCGAGTGGATAGATCGTGTGCCCACCTACCACCGCAAGCAGATGCTCGTGGCCAAGGTCCAGGACGAGGTCGGTCACGGTCATGTGATGGCCCGTGTCGCCGAGGATCTGGGTCTCAGTCGGGAGCAGGTGGTCGATGACTTCCTGACCGGCAAGACCAAGCTGCTCTCGATCTTTCACTATGGGTTCGATTTGTGGGAAGAGATCGGCCCGGCGGCCCTGCTGATGAATTCGGCGGCCATCGTGCAGTTTCAGTCGCTTGAGCAGGGGACCTATCTTCCCTACGCGCGCGCACTGCGCAAGATCGAGAAGGAAGAGTCCTTCCACTACCACCATGCCCTGGACCTGACTCACGAGGTCCTGACCACCGGCACCGACGAGCAGCGGGCGGTCGTGCAGGACGCATTCGAGGTTTGGCTGCCTCGCATGCTGGCCTACTTCGGCCCCCCGGACTCCGACACCGTCGCCGAGAACACGATGTACAAGCTCGGCCTGAAGGTCGACAGCAACGACAGCCTGCGCCAGCGTTGGCTGGACAAGATCATCCCG
The nucleotide sequence above comes from Euzebya pacifica. Encoded proteins:
- a CDS encoding Phenylacetic acid catabolic protein, coding for MEDDRLAVRYELWDDMTDQYRRYAARIAAFQTLAEIVGVLPFSEWIDRVPTYHRKQMLVAKVQDEVGHGHVMARVAEDLGLSREQVVDDFLTGKTKLLSIFHYGFDLWEEIGPAALLMNSAAIVQFQSLEQGTYLPYARALRKIEKEESFHYHHALDLTHEVLTTGTDEQRAVVQDAFEVWLPRMLAYFGPPDSDTVAENTMYKLGLKVDSNDSLRQRWLDKIIPVFEQLGVDVPHELVHFDESLGEWVYATPDWEETNAMIKEGGPRAADWEALLRESFSRNAPYKHAALNADVVPV